The following are from one region of the Salvia splendens isolate huo1 chromosome 2, SspV2, whole genome shotgun sequence genome:
- the LOC121792932 gene encoding probable galacturonosyltransferase 6, giving the protein MKPLRRYSRILILCFLSFSVLAPIFLLSHRLKHADVSEEFIEDLSFIKHRAEAHSLSAIEQEGVRGLKEPTLLVYKDDHSNSSINVSSDDDTKFGEVGFAADGTHLPKNNATRHDRDGGSQKKELEEESVSVKEVSHIGRGHDNSVAHTRQGTRIVDETVKEMKDQVIRARAYLNFTPTNSSSHFVKELKLRMRELERAASQSTKDSRVSRSSLQKMKAMESTLSKASRVYPDCTAMIKKLRAMTYSAEEQVRSQSKQEAFLRGLGARTIPKGFHCLSMRLTAEYFALKPEERELPYQHKLQDPYLYHFALFSDNVLACAVVVNSTVSTAREPEKVVFHIVSDSLNVPAISMWFLLNPPGKATVNVESIDNFQWLATKYDVTLGKEGSVDQRYTSELNHLRFYLPDIFPRLNKIVFLDHDVVVKKDLTRLWSIDMRGKVNGAVETCKEGEISFHRIDMLIDFTDPMVAKKFKANSCTWAFGMNLFDLNAWRRRNLTVLYHKYLRLGKQRQLWLAGSLPIGWATFYKDTLPLDKSWHVLGLGYDAGVRMGDIERAAVVHFDGIMKPWLDIGIDKYKHLWNKHVKFEHPYLQQCNLHA; this is encoded by the exons ATGAAGCCATTGCGGAGATACTCGAGGATTCTGATCCTCtgcttcctctctttctctgtTCTCGCTCCTATTTTTCTACTGTCGCATCGCCTCAAACATGCCGATG TATCTGAGGAATTTATTGAAGATTTATCATTCATT AAACATAGGGCGGAGGCTCATTCACTTAGTGCAATTGAGCAG GAAGGAGTTCGAGGTTTGAAAGAACCAACGCTGCTGGTGTACAAAGATGATCACTCTAATTCTTCGATTAACGTTAGTTCTGACGATGATACAAAATTTGGCGAAGTTGGATTTGCAGCAGATGGTACTCACTTACCGAAAAACAATG CTACCAGACATGACAGAGATGGAGGTAGCCAGAAAAAAGAGCTGGAAGAAGAATCAGTGTCTGTAAAG GAAGTGTCACATATAGGCAGGGGACATGATAACTCGGTTGCACACACCAGACAGGGGACAAGGATAGTAGATGAGACGGTAAAAGAGATGAAAGACCAGGTGATTAGGGCTAGAGCATACTTAAACTTCACACCAACAAATAGCAGTTCTCATTTTGTCAAAGAGTTGAAGCTTCGAATGAGAGAGCTCGAACGAGCTGCTAGTCAGTCCACCAAAGATTCTAGAGTATCTAGGAG TTCTCTGCAGAAGATGAAAGCAATGGAATCTACCCTGTCAAAAGCAAGTCGTGTGTACCCTGATTGTACTGCCATGATAAAGAAACTACGTGCTATGACTTATAGTGCGGAAGAGCAGGTTCGGTCTCAGAGTAAACAAGAAGCTTTCCTAAGAGGGCTTGGTGCAAGAACCATACCAAAAGGCTTTCACTGCCTCTCTATGAGGTTGACCGCTGAATATTTTGCATTGAAGCCTGAGGAAAGAGAGCTTCCTTACCAACATAAATTACAAGATCCATATCTTTACCACTTTGCCCTATTCTCTGACAATGTATTGGCTTGTGCGGTTGTTGTGAACTCAACTGTCTCCACTGCCAGG GAACCGGAGAAAGTAGTTTTTCATATAGTGAGTGATTCACTAAACGTGCCAGCAATTTCAATGTGGTTCTTATTGAACCCTCCCGGAAAAGCTACAGTTAATGTGGAGAGCATCGATAATTTTCAATGGCTAGCCACCAAATATGATGTAACTTTGGGGAAGGAAGGTTCAGTTGATCAGCGATATACTTCTGAGCTGAACCACCTCCGGTTTTATTTACCAGATATTTTTCCTCGTCTGAACAAGATTGTCTTTCTTGATCATGACGTGGTAGTGAAAAAAGATTTAACACGACTTTGGAGCATCGACATGAGAGGCAAAGTAAATGGGGCTGTAGAGACTTGTAAGGAAGGGGAGATCTCATTCCATCGCATAGATATGCTAATTGATTTCACAGACCCAATGGTAGCTAAAAAATTTAAGGCCAACTCATGCACGTGGGCTTTTGGGATGAATCTATTCGATCTTAATGCGTGGAGGCGGCGGAATCTAACTGTTCTATATCATAAATACCTTCGTTTG GGGAAACAAAGACAATTATGGCTAGCAGGAAGCTTGCCCATAGGTTGGGCCACCTTCTACAAAGACACACTCCCATTAGACAAGAGTTGGCATGTACTCGGGTTGGGATACGACGCAGGTGTGAGGATGGGGGACATAGAACGGGCGGCCGTTGTACATTTTGATGGAATCATGAAACCATGGTTGGATATCGGGATAGACAAGTACAAGCACTTGTGGAATAAACATGTCAAGTTTGAGCATCCGTATCTACAACAATGCAATCTCCACGCCTAG